The DNA window AGCGCGGCGATCCGGTCCACCTCGCGCACGATCAGCTCCGCTGCGGCGCGATCGCGCGGGCTGCCCGCACGCCGGCCGAGCAGCTCGGCCGCGCCGCGGATGCCGGCCAGCGGGTTCCTCACCTCGTGCGCGATGCCCGCCGCCATGCGCCCGAGCGCCGCCGACTGCGCCCGCTCGCTCTCGACCGCGCGCAGCGCGGTTCCGATCGTGCGGTCGTGCAGGAGCACGACGGCGCCTCGCGGGCAGCCCGCCTCGTCGGGGATCGGCGAGACCGCCACGTCCACCACGAGCGCGGCTTCGAAGCGGCGCGGCAGGGGCACCTCGTTGGTGACGACCGAGGCGCCGCCGGCCAGCACCGCACGCACGCTCTTGGCGAACGCCTCGCCCCCGGCCACCCGCTCGACCGGCCGCCCGGCGACCGCCTCCGAGGAGGTGCCGAGGATCCGGCACGCCTCGGCGTTGAGGTGCCGGAGGGCGCCGTCCTCGTCCACCACGACGACGCCGTCGAGCAGCGCGTCGAGCACGCGGCGGAGGTTGCCGGCCGGGCCGGTCCGGGAACGGGGTGTCACGTTCGGCTGCCCAATTTCGAGGCAGGCTAGGGGACGGTCCCTCGTTGCGCTCGAAGGGGACGGGCCCGCACGCGCGGGGACGAGGGACCGTCCCCGAACCAGGGCTACGTTGCCGGGCGTGCGCACGGACCTGCCCGCTGCCGAGGCGCTTCGCGTCGTGCTCGACGCGGTGGCGCCGCTCGCGCCCGAGACCTGCCCGGCCGCCGAGGCCCTGGGCCGGGTGCTGGCCGAGCCGGTGCGCTCCGGCCGCACGCTGCCGCCCTGGGACGTGTCGGCGATGGACGGCTATGCGGTGCGCGCCGCCGACCTCTCCCCCGCGCCGGCCCGCCTGCCGGTGGCCTTCGAGGTGGCCGCCGGCGCCGGCCGCGAGCGCGCGCTCGCGCCGGGCCGCGCCGCCCGCATCTTCACCGGCGCCCCGCTGCCCCCCGGCGCCGACACCGTCGTACGCCAGGAGGACACCGAGCGCGAGGGCGAGCACGTGCGCGTGCGCGTGGCGGCGCCGCTCGGCCAGCACGTGCGCCCGGCGGGTGAGGACGTGCGCGAGGGCGAGCTCGTGCTGGAGCCGGGCACGCGGCTCGGAGCGGGCGCGCTCGGTTTGCTGGCGTCGCTCGGGCGTAGCGTGGTGGCCGTCCACCAGCGCCCGCGCGTCGCGATCCTCTCGGGCGGCGACGAGCTGATCGAGCCCGATGGCGACCCGCGCGGCGGCCGCATCGTGTCGTCGAACTCCTACTCGATCTCGGCGCAGTGCCGGGAGGTCGGCGCCGAACCCCTCTATCTCGGGATCGCCCGCGACACGCCCGGGGAGCTGGAACGGCTCCTGCGCGCCGGCCTCTCGGCCCACGTGCTGGTGAGCTCGGCGGGCGTCTCGGTCGGTGACCACGACCACGTGCGGCCGGTGCTCGAGAAGCTCGGCTGCGAGATCCTGTTCTGGGGCGTGCGCATCAAGCCGGGCTTCCCGCTGGTCTTCGGCCGCTTCGGCGCGCACGATCTCGCCGGCGGTGGGCCGCTGGTGTTCGGGCTGCCCGGCAACCCGGTGTCCGCGATGGTGACCTTCGAGGAGTTCGTACGGCCCGCGTTGCGCCGCATGGCCGGACACCGCGCGCTCTTCCGCCCGCGCGTCGAGGCCGTGCTCGGCGCTCCCCTGCGCAAGGCGGCGGGCCGGCTGCATCTCGTGCGCGTGCGGCTCGTCCGCGAGGATGGCCGCGTCGTCGCGACACCGACCGGCAGCCAGAGCTCGGGCGTGCTGCGCTCGATGGCGCTTGCCGACGGGCTGCTGCTCTTCCCCGCCGAGTCCACCGAGCTGCGCGCGGGCGCCCCGGTGCGGGTGCAGGTGCTCGACGAGGACTTCCTCGCGGGCGGCGACGCCGGGCTGTG is part of the Deltaproteobacteria bacterium genome and encodes:
- a CDS encoding ATP-binding protein, which encodes MTPRSRTGPAGNLRRVLDALLDGVVVVDEDGALRHLNAEACRILGTSSEAVAGRPVERVAGGEAFAKSVRAVLAGGASVVTNEVPLPRRFEAALVVDVAVSPIPDEAGCPRGAVVLLHDRTIGTALRAVESERAQSAALGRMAAGIAHEVRNPLAGIRGAAELLGRRAGSPRDRAAAELIVREVDRIAALLDDFMVLGRGDVLRLAPVNLHRVLDDVLEVLAADPLGARAQLVRAFDPSLPELLADGDRLVQVFLNLARNALEAMEGRPGKLTIATRLRVDHRLELAGERLPSVAVEVSDTGPGIPEAVRAQVMTPFFTTRSAGTGLGLPLARHFVALHGGSLQLESREGRGTTVHVSLPLRRAGAEVGQ
- a CDS encoding molybdopterin molybdotransferase MoeA; this encodes MRTDLPAAEALRVVLDAVAPLAPETCPAAEALGRVLAEPVRSGRTLPPWDVSAMDGYAVRAADLSPAPARLPVAFEVAAGAGRERALAPGRAARIFTGAPLPPGADTVVRQEDTEREGEHVRVRVAAPLGQHVRPAGEDVREGELVLEPGTRLGAGALGLLASLGRSVVAVHQRPRVAILSGGDELIEPDGDPRGGRIVSSNSYSISAQCREVGAEPLYLGIARDTPGELERLLRAGLSAHVLVSSAGVSVGDHDHVRPVLEKLGCEILFWGVRIKPGFPLVFGRFGAHDLAGGGPLVFGLPGNPVSAMVTFEEFVRPALRRMAGHRALFRPRVEAVLGAPLRKAAGRLHLVRVRLVREDGRVVATPTGSQSSGVLRSMALADGLLLFPAESTELRAGAPVRVQVLDEDFLAGGDAGL